One Marinobacter sp. es.048 genomic window, GCTCTGCTGCTCGTTGACAGGTCGATACGGCTTGTCATCGTACCGGGTCACCTCAAAGCGGACCGGTTGATCAGCCTTGGCAGACGCAAGATCGGCGTGTAACTGCCAGAACTCCTCCGGAACAAACTTCCGGATTTCACGCTCCCGCTCGACGATCAGCCGCACGGCGACTGATTGCACACGGCCGGCAGACAGGCCACGGGCAATCTTGGCCCAAAGCAGAGGCGACACCATATAGCCCACAACCCGATCGAGGAAGCGACGGGCCTGCTGGGCATTCACACGGTTATTGTCCAGATTGCCAGGATCCTTGAAGGCCTCCTGGATCGCACGCTTGGTGATTTCGTTGAACACCACGCGTCGGTACTTCTCCGGTTCGCCACCAATGGTCTGCTGAAGGTGCCAGGCGATTGCCTCCCCTTCACGGTCCAAATCCGTTGCCAGATAGATATGGTCTGCTGATTTGGCCAGACGCTTGAGTTCGCTGACTACCTTCTCTTTGCCGGGAAGGATCTCGTAACGGGCGCTCCAGTCCTGGTCCGGGTCGACACCCATCCGGGCGACCAGCTGTTCACGGGACTTGCGCTTTTTATGCACCGCCTTTTCTTCAGGGCTCATCTTCCGGGTGATAGCAGCCTGCTTTGCACGCTCCTTGGGATCGGACTGGGATCCGCTGCCACTGACGGGAAGATCACGAATATGCCCGACGCTCGATTTGACGATAAAGTCAGAGCCCAGGTACTTGTTGATGGTCTTCGCTTTCGCTGGTGACTCGACAATTACGAGACTTTTACCCATATCGGAATTCTGTATCCTTGGCGATAAATCGGTCAATTAATCAGCAAACCGTAAACTCGCTGTAAAATCAGTCGGCTAGAAAACACACATACGCCGCCATCTTGTATAGGCTCACTGTTTTACAGGGTCAAGAATAGCAAGACAACCCATTCTTTTGTTTCAATCCTGCTTTTTTTCACATTCGGGAACCCTGTTGGGGCCGCCCGCTGAAACAGAAAGGCCCGGCATTTGCCGGGCCTTCTGAAACCGCTTGCTGCAATCTGGTTAACGGATTACAGACGCTCCCAGACCGTTGCAATGCCCTGGCCCAGACCGATACACATGGTGGAAACACCAAGCTTACCGCCTTTGGCCTGCATTACGTTCAGCAGGGTTGTGGAGATACGTGCACCAGAGCAGCCCAGCGGATGGCCCAGGGCAATCGCGCCGCCGTTCAGGTTCACTTTTTCTTCCATAACGCCCAGCAGTTTCAGGTCCTTGAGGACCGGCAGAGACTGGCCTGCAAAAGCTTCGTTCAGTTCCCAGAAATCGATATCTTCGACTTTCAGGCCTGCACGCTTGAGGGCTTTCTTGGTAGCAGGCACCGGGCCATAACCCATGATCGCGGGATCGCAGCCGGCAACGGCCATGCTGCGGATCTTGGCAATCGGCTTCAGTCCCAGGGCTTCAGCACGCTCTGCGGACATCAGCACCATTGCAGCCGCACCGTCGGTCAGCTGGGAAGAGGTCCCGGCAGTCACGGTACCATTTTTCGGATCAAACGCCGGCTTGAGCTGGCCCAGGGATTCCGCCGTGGTCTCCGGACGAATGGTCTCGTCCTCTTCGATCAGCTTCACAAAGCCATTCTCATCATGGCCTTGAATCGGCACGATCTCGTTCTTGAAACGGCCTTCTACGGTCGCTTCATGGGCCAGACGGTGGGAGCGGGCACCGAATTCATCCTGCTGCTCACGGGTAATCCCGTGCATCTTGGCCAGCATTTCCGCGGTCAGGCCCATCATGTTGGAGGCCTTGGCAGTGTACTTGGATGCCGCCGGATTGTGGTCGAAGCCTTCAGTCATGGGTACGTGCCCCATGTGCTCGACACCACCAACGAAGAACACATCACCGTTACCGGTCATGATGGCCTGTGCCGCAGTGTGAATCGCGCTCATGGCAGAGCCACACAGGCGGTTCACGGTCTGGGCTGCAGACTCGTGGGGAATGCGGGTCAGCAGGGAAATCTGACGCGCCACGTTGAAGCCCTGCTCCTTGGTCTGGTTTACACAGCCCCAGATAACATCTTCAACTTCTTTCGGGTCGAGCTTCGGGTTGCGCTCAAACAGTGCTTCGATCAGATTGGCGGACAGGGTCTCTGCACGCACGTTCCGGAAACAACCGTTTTTGGCACGACCCATCGGAGTCCGCACGCAATCGACGACGACAACGTCTCTCGGATTAAGGCTCATAGATCTTTCTCCGTTCGGAAATCTCGTTCAGGGTTAGCCAAAGAACTTTTCGCCAGTCTTGGCCATTTCACGCAGCTTCTCGGTCGGGTGATAAAGAGGACCAAGGTCTGCAAACTTGTCTGCGAGTTCGACGAACTTGTCCACACCCATATCGTCGATATAGCGCAGGGCACCACCACGGAATGGCGGGAAGCCGATACCGAAGATCAAGCCCATGTCTGCATCGGCGGGGTCTTCAACAATGCCGTCTTCCAGGCAGCGAACGGTTTCCAGGCACAAAGGCAGCATCATACGGGCGATGATGTCTTCGTCACTGAAATCGTTCTTACCCTGAACAACCGGTTCAAGCAACTTGTAGGTTTCTTCGTCGACAACCTTTTTCTGCTTGCCCTTGCGGTCCAGTTCATACTTGTAAAAGCCCTTGTCGTTCTTCTGTCCGTAACGGTTGTTATCGAACATCACATCAATGGCGGTTGTACCTTCATGCTTCATGCGATCCGGGAAGCCATCTGCCATCACTTCACCGGCGTGCTTACCGGTATCCATGCCGACAACGTCCAGCAGATACGCAGGGCCCATGGGCCACCCGAACTTTTCCATAACCTTGTCAACGTGCTGGAAGTCAGCACCGTCACGTACCAGGCCGATAAAGCCGCCGAAGTAAGGGAACAGAACACGGTTTACCAGGAACCCCGGGCAATCGTTAACAACGATCGGGGTCTTGCCCATGGCCTTGGCATAGGCAACGGTGGTCGCGATGGCGCGATCACTGGTCTTCTCGCCACGGATTACCTCAACCAGCGGCATCATGTGCACCGGGTTGAAGAAGTGCATGCCACAGAAGTTTTCCGGACGCTTCAGGTTCTTCGCCAGAAGATCAATGGAAATCGTCGAGGTGTTGGAAGTCAGGATGGCGTCGTCACGAACCGCATCTTCGGTTTCACGCAGAACCGCATCTTTCACCTTCGGGTTTTCAACAACCGCTTCAACCACCAGATCGACGTTCTTGAAATCGCCGTAGTTCAGGGTCGGCGTGATGCTATTGAGCACGTCGGCCATCTGATCCGGCTTCATCTTGCCTTTTTCAACACGCTTGGACAGAAGCTTCTTGGCTTCCTTCAGGCCCAGGGCGATACCGTCCTGATTGATGTCCTTCATGATGATCGGCGTGCCTTTCAGGGCAGACTGAAATGCAACACCACCACCCATAATACCGGCACCCAAAACGGCAGCCAGGTTCACGTCGTTGGCTTCTTTTTCCCAGGCCTTGGCTTTCTTCTTGAGTTCCTGGTCGTTCAGGAACAGGCCCACCAGGCACGCCGCAACGTTGGTTTTGGCCATCTTGGCGAAGCCTTTGGCTTCCACTTCGATCGCCTTGTCACGGGTCATACCGGCATGCTTCTGCATGACCTTGATGGCCTCGACAGGCGCCGGGTAGTTCTTGCCAGCCTTACCGGCAACGAATGCCTTGGAGATCTCGAACGCCATCATGCTTTCCATGGCATTGAGCTTGATCTTGCCCTTCTTCTCTTCGCGACGGGCTTCGTGGTCCAGCTTGCCTTCGTTGCACTGGTTGATAACGGCAACAGCAGCATCAACAAGCTTGTCGGACTCAAGCACAGCATCCACAGCGCCGACTTTCAGAGCCACATCTGCACGGTTCTCAGTACCACCGCTGATCCACTCAACGGCATTGTCCACACCCACCAGACGGGACAGACGCACGGTACCGCCGAAACCCGGGAAAATGCCCAGCTTCACTTCCGGCAGACCAACCTTGGCCTTTTTGTCCATCACCCGGTAGTCGGTTGCCAGACACATCTCGAAACCGCCACCCAGCGCCATACCGTTGATCGCGGTAACGGTGGGGAACGGCAGATCTTCAACAGCGTTGAAGACTTCGTTGGCCTTGAGGTTGTTGGCTACCAGATCTTCTTCGGAGCCGGCGAACAGCTCGGTGAATTCGGTAATATCGGCACCAACAATGAAGCTGTCCTTGGAGCTGGTCACTACCAGACCCTTCAGGTTCTTCTGCGCTTTCAGTGCGTCAGTCGCGGAGCGGAGCTCTTCAATAGTAAGACGGTTGAACTTGTTTACTGACTCGCCCTGCAAGTCGAAGTTCAACTGAGCGATCCCGCCTTCGATCTCTTTAACCGTGATGGCTTTACCTTCGTAAATCATCAACTGATCTCCAGTCTGTGTTTGGAACTGCTTCCAACCGGGCGGTACTTTTGGTTTACCGGCGCGGCTGTTTGTGCAGCGAGATTTCGGTCACTGCCCGACCATTCGATCCAAAAATTCATACAGTCGTTTGAATCGTGAGGGCACACGATGAAAAAAAACGGCGCATTTGTCAATTTGTTTCTTTCGGGAGGGCTGCAAAAGTCCCCGAAATACCGGGGGCAACCGAAGAAAATTGGAGCGGAATTGTTATATTTCAGTGAACTGGAAGCCACTGTTCAGAAAAAACCGGAACTTCGTCACGCAAATTTCAAA contains:
- the fadA gene encoding acetyl-CoA C-acyltransferase FadA; amino-acid sequence: MSLNPRDVVVVDCVRTPMGRAKNGCFRNVRAETLSANLIEALFERNPKLDPKEVEDVIWGCVNQTKEQGFNVARQISLLTRIPHESAAQTVNRLCGSAMSAIHTAAQAIMTGNGDVFFVGGVEHMGHVPMTEGFDHNPAASKYTAKASNMMGLTAEMLAKMHGITREQQDEFGARSHRLAHEATVEGRFKNEIVPIQGHDENGFVKLIEEDETIRPETTAESLGQLKPAFDPKNGTVTAGTSSQLTDGAAAMVLMSAERAEALGLKPIAKIRSMAVAGCDPAIMGYGPVPATKKALKRAGLKVEDIDFWELNEAFAGQSLPVLKDLKLLGVMEEKVNLNGGAIALGHPLGCSGARISTTLLNVMQAKGGKLGVSTMCIGLGQGIATVWERL
- the fadB gene encoding fatty acid oxidation complex subunit alpha FadB codes for the protein MIYEGKAITVKEIEGGIAQLNFDLQGESVNKFNRLTIEELRSATDALKAQKNLKGLVVTSSKDSFIVGADITEFTELFAGSEEDLVANNLKANEVFNAVEDLPFPTVTAINGMALGGGFEMCLATDYRVMDKKAKVGLPEVKLGIFPGFGGTVRLSRLVGVDNAVEWISGGTENRADVALKVGAVDAVLESDKLVDAAVAVINQCNEGKLDHEARREEKKGKIKLNAMESMMAFEISKAFVAGKAGKNYPAPVEAIKVMQKHAGMTRDKAIEVEAKGFAKMAKTNVAACLVGLFLNDQELKKKAKAWEKEANDVNLAAVLGAGIMGGGVAFQSALKGTPIIMKDINQDGIALGLKEAKKLLSKRVEKGKMKPDQMADVLNSITPTLNYGDFKNVDLVVEAVVENPKVKDAVLRETEDAVRDDAILTSNTSTISIDLLAKNLKRPENFCGMHFFNPVHMMPLVEVIRGEKTSDRAIATTVAYAKAMGKTPIVVNDCPGFLVNRVLFPYFGGFIGLVRDGADFQHVDKVMEKFGWPMGPAYLLDVVGMDTGKHAGEVMADGFPDRMKHEGTTAIDVMFDNNRYGQKNDKGFYKYELDRKGKQKKVVDEETYKLLEPVVQGKNDFSDEDIIARMMLPLCLETVRCLEDGIVEDPADADMGLIFGIGFPPFRGGALRYIDDMGVDKFVELADKFADLGPLYHPTEKLREMAKTGEKFFG